A genomic region of Tenuifilum sp. 4138str contains the following coding sequences:
- the uvrC gene encoding excinuclease ABC subunit UvrC encodes MENLSSISFLSSLPDLPGVYQFFDSTGKIIYIGKAKNLRKRVSSYFNRSQYDSAKVRALVSRVADLKYIVVNSESDALILENILIKKHQPKYNILLRDDKTYPWIVIKNEPFPRVTTTRRYENDGSIYYGPYTSGRLLKALLDLIRQLFPIRTCELNLTQSNIASGKFKACLEYQIGNCLAPCIGNQKENDYLSNVNAIKKILEGDLNEVLRLITAEMTKAAQELKFEQAALLKERLRLLQNFQAKSSVISKGINTADIFTIHESEGFAVVNYLKVNSGVVVQSYNLQIKNIVDEPIDDIFSQAILEIKERLNLKSTTFLVNINPAYQLSNIKYHIPRQGEKLKLLKLSLRNAEAYIKELIKNEERANPQTRALKYLEQLKKDLQLPELPIVIECFDNSNLQGTNPVSACVVFKNGKPAKSEYRHFNVKTVTGPDDFASMREVVYRRYKRLIEENKNLPNLIVIDGGKGQLSSAYETLKDLHIEHIPIIGIAKRLEEIYRPGDSTPLYLDKRSMSLKLIQNIRDEAHRFGITFHRKKREKKNEASILESVPGVGKKSVIKLYTRFKSLENIKKASLEELSEEVGAKTASNIVSFFKKI; translated from the coding sequence AAAATAATTTATATTGGCAAGGCCAAAAACCTTCGAAAGCGAGTATCGTCATATTTTAACCGCTCCCAGTACGACTCAGCAAAGGTAAGGGCGTTGGTTTCAAGGGTGGCCGATTTAAAGTATATTGTAGTAAACTCGGAATCCGATGCGCTCATACTCGAGAATATACTTATTAAAAAACATCAGCCCAAGTATAACATTCTTTTGCGCGACGATAAAACCTACCCATGGATAGTAATTAAAAACGAGCCTTTTCCACGTGTAACAACCACGCGTCGATACGAGAACGATGGATCAATATATTATGGACCTTATACATCGGGTCGTTTACTTAAAGCATTGCTTGATTTAATTAGGCAGCTTTTTCCCATTCGTACCTGTGAGCTAAACTTAACTCAAAGTAATATTGCCTCTGGTAAATTTAAAGCTTGCTTAGAGTATCAGATTGGAAATTGTTTAGCGCCTTGTATCGGAAATCAAAAGGAAAATGATTATTTAAGCAACGTTAATGCTATAAAAAAAATTCTTGAAGGTGACCTTAACGAGGTGCTCCGCCTAATTACAGCCGAAATGACCAAGGCCGCTCAGGAGTTAAAATTTGAGCAGGCTGCATTGCTTAAGGAACGGCTTAGACTGTTACAAAATTTCCAGGCCAAAAGTTCTGTTATATCAAAGGGAATAAACACTGCTGATATTTTTACAATTCACGAGAGCGAAGGTTTTGCTGTTGTTAACTACTTAAAGGTAAACAGTGGCGTGGTAGTTCAATCGTATAATTTACAAATCAAAAATATTGTTGATGAGCCTATTGACGATATCTTTTCACAGGCAATTCTAGAGATTAAGGAGAGGCTTAACCTAAAATCTACTACTTTTCTTGTAAATATTAACCCTGCATACCAGCTGTCCAATATAAAGTATCACATTCCAAGACAGGGAGAAAAGCTTAAGCTTTTGAAACTTAGCTTGCGTAATGCTGAAGCATACATTAAAGAACTAATAAAGAATGAAGAACGGGCAAACCCTCAAACCCGTGCCCTAAAATACTTAGAGCAGCTAAAGAAGGATTTACAACTGCCGGAACTTCCAATAGTTATTGAATGTTTCGATAATTCGAACCTGCAAGGTACTAATCCGGTTTCGGCTTGTGTTGTGTTTAAGAATGGAAAACCCGCTAAAAGTGAGTATAGGCATTTTAATGTAAAAACAGTTACAGGCCCTGATGATTTTGCTTCAATGCGCGAGGTTGTTTACCGTAGGTATAAAAGATTAATTGAAGAGAATAAAAATTTGCCAAATTTAATTGTCATTGATGGTGGTAAGGGACAGCTAAGTTCTGCCTATGAAACCCTTAAAGATTTGCATATCGAGCATATTCCCATAATTGGTATAGCAAAGCGACTTGAAGAAATTTACCGACCCGGCGACTCGACTCCCTTGTACCTCGATAAACGTTCAATGTCCCTTAAGCTTATTCAGAATATTCGCGATGAAGCGCATAGGTTTGGAATAACATTTCACAGAAAGAAAAGAGAAAAAAAGAACGAAGCATCGATACTGGAATCAGTTCCTGGTGTAGGAAAGAAAAGCGTTATAAAGCTTTACACACGCTTTAAGTCATTAGAAAATATAAAAAAGGCATCCCTTGAAGAGCTTTCGGAAGAGGTTGGGGCAAAAACTGCCAGCAATATCGTGTCGTTCTTTAAAAAAATATAG